DNA sequence from the Paenibacillus azoreducens genome:
CTGAATAACCTTTTATCCGGCAAACAAAATCTAAAGATCCTGGATGTTGGAACGGGTCCCGGATTTTTTGGCGTTTTGCTTAGTCGTATGGGCCATCAGGTTACTGCCATCGATTCCTCGCCGGAAATGATAGCCAAAGCTAAAAAGAATGCGGAAAAATATAACTGCAATATCAAGGTCATTGAGACGGATATCATAGAATATAAAACTGAAAAAACATTTGATATCATCATTTCCAGAAATGTAACCTGGTTCCTATATAATCCTGTTGCCGCTTATCAAAATTGGCATAGGATGCTTAATGACGAGGGGCAAGTTATTGTTTTCGATGCGAATTGGAATTTGTTTTTGAGTAATCCCCAGGAAGCAGCGCTCTATCGACAAGCGAAGAAGGAGGCTTTTGAGCAAGGTTTCTTGCCTTACCGCGAAGAGAAAGACATTGAGGAAGGGGATCAACTGGCGCTTACCTTACCGTTGACCTACGTAAGAAGACCCGAATGGGACCGCGAAATGCTTAAGTTTATTGGCTTTAGTAAAATTCAAGTTCATGAAGGATTCGATTCTAACTTTTACAGTACAGGAGAAAAAATCCTAAACCGTCATAGGCCCATGTTTGTGATCGTCGCTGAAAAATAGGGTTCATATTTAAAAAAGCTAAAAGCAAACAGCCCTCTACTCTTTCAGAACAAGCAGAGGGCTGCATTCATT
Encoded proteins:
- a CDS encoding class I SAM-dependent methyltransferase, which translates into the protein MTEHQFAQQYRDYWDKGAAVYDEIVDTEFETDTYDHWKTILNNLLSGKQNLKILDVGTGPGFFGVLLSRMGHQVTAIDSSPEMIAKAKKNAEKYNCNIKVIETDIIEYKTEKTFDIIISRNVTWFLYNPVAAYQNWHRMLNDEGQVIVFDANWNLFLSNPQEAALYRQAKKEAFEQGFLPYREEKDIEEGDQLALTLPLTYVRRPEWDREMLKFIGFSKIQVHEGFDSNFYSTGEKILNRHRPMFVIVAEK